tttattaaaataatgtacttactattcaaatgcaagttttgagcagtgaatgTTAGTGCTGTTGTCGCTTATCATTTCTCTGGAcagaaatgcagacatggtgtcaTGTTTACGAGGCATGATGCAACGTGATTcgtaaaaagacagtactaagtcATAATAATTAGTTATTATGTCCctactggatgcaacaaatgcctccttttgtaatgtgtttttttgttttgtcatagtGCTGGTACACATCATGTTATGATAAAGGGGCGTAACATTTCCACCAAACACTTCAACACAACacaatcacaacgcactggatacctggccaatcagagcacccCCTCACCTTTTAAAActatgagctttgtacaaattgaTCCGTTCGGTAGGTGGAGCTTAGGTGAGaaacaataatatacagtatctgaatttttttttaaagataaatcacataaatacattgcattacaccaaatacacacacaatgttctttttagcaacatcatatgacccctttaaaacaaacaagacttcttcttctttcatGTTCAACAAAAGATAAAGTTTTAGAAGACTTAAAACAGAGTAAATGATCTTGTTTTTTAGTGAACTATCCGTTTAATGGTTaagatattaaaatcataacatCAAGTATTGCcccaatatataataatataatgaagttaaattatatatgaactgtttatttatcattttttacattttgtaagaatgtaatgctaatatattttatgtaccTCTTTCTGCAGTATTCCCAGGCGTCGACTGTGCTGTCATGTGGTGGAATTCGGCAGCAGTTCtctttgaaagaaaacatccagcTGTCACTGTTTTCTGCTCATTTCATGAAgaacattaatgtaaaatcttctatattgcaatattaaaaGCTTTCTGAAATATTGTCCGCGATACAAATGCACTATAACATACATAAATTGTGATGTGAAGTCTAAATATCAGCTCATTTCTAtagactttaaatatttagttgtaaatctttctaaatgtttttcccCAGGATCATTTAGGTGGGTATAGAGTTTAagaataaatgtttgtaaacTAGTAATTCTGTTTTAATGCAACAGAATTATCTCGGTGTTATAAACGAAGACCCCGTTGATCTGCAGTTTAATCATTCCGGATATCTCTTCCTCGCCAGTGAAAAATCAGCTCATATTATGGAGGAAAACTACAATACTCAAAGGTAATACCAGACagtttatatttcttttagCTATACTAGGCGGTTTTATTATCAGGACTTTGTGTTAACTAAACCTTTCATAGTAGCTGATAAGCATCATCACAATGCAGAgttaaagattaataaaactttttttttttttttttgtagatgctTGGGTGCAAAGGTCGCCCTCCTCTCACCGTCCCAGCTGAAGGAGCGATTCCCCTGGATGAACACAGAGGGGGTCGCTCTGGCTTCTCTTGGTTTGTGCCCATTTTCACGATCTTTGATACATGTCACATCCGAACTTCATTACTGAGTGACATTTATTCTTCACTAAGGACTGGAGAACGAGGGCTGGTTTGACCCCTGGTCTCTTCTGAACGCTTTCAGACGTAAAGCCGTGTCTATGGGTGTCTATGAGTGCTTTGGAGAGGTCACAGGTCAGAACTACAATTTGTTAAAGTTACTGAATTATCAACAAATTAACGCTTGTTGTCCTACATTTGGTACATCTTTAAactagcttttttttgttaatattgcaTTCTTACTTTTAAAACGTAACTCAAGTTGATtctcttgaattttttttcagcatttaaatgcGCTGCAGATTTGGCCATAACCCCAGATGGAGATGTTGTTAATATCAAAAGgataaaatatgttaatgtaaGTTCATATGCGTTCTTAAAATGTCTCAGAACACGCCGGCTGTACAGCACACTGCTTTGAAATTAGTTTTCATTGTCTTGATTAATAGGTGCAGATGCCCAACAGTCTGGAGTATCAGCCCGTGGAGTGTACCATTGTGATAAATGCAGCAGGTGCAAACTCAGGAAAGATCGCCTCCATGCTAGGCATCGGATTAGACCCAAAAGAGTCCGTGTTTAATGCTGCGCTACCTGTGGAGCCTAGAAAGAGGTTAACACTCATGATCTTTCATATTTTGTGACTTTGTGTAGTAAATTTTAGATActgtaatttgaaataatttcttATCTacttagaaaaataaacagtgccACATATCCTAAAAcaatgaatattatattatattattaccttatggtttaatgaaatgttatgatattgatttttataatagtagatttttacaataattagcATTagaattcaataaatattaaccatttattgAATTCAACTAttctaaaataactaatatatatatatatatatatatatatatatatatatatatatatatatatatatatcaagatgATCTagtctaattattattatttaaaaaatatatgtaatataatataatgttacattatattatataatacaatatataatataatgtttttgcaaataaactcttcatattgtgattaaataatttaagtatGATTAGTATTTAATGTCAAATTTCTCATTATCTTCATCATCCCTATCACCTCCAGGTTTGTTTATGTGGTTCATTGTCCAGATGGACCAGGGCTGGACACTCCATTTCTGATTGACTACACAGGGGTTTACTGTAGACGAGAGGGACTGGGAGGAAATTACATCACAGGAATGTCGCCAGAAGAGGCAT
This DNA window, taken from Puntigrus tetrazona isolate hp1 unplaced genomic scaffold, ASM1883169v1 S000000002, whole genome shotgun sequence, encodes the following:
- the foxred1 gene encoding FAD-dependent oxidoreductase domain-containing protein 1, which codes for MWRKLFTSVPAFIAPKVPCRSFKISSRAAEKDFFKDLDAQLKAFWDKASKALPGNDWSPIELTPGLPPERADVVIVGGGVVGWSIAYWLKMKARSRDGLRVLVVEKDSTYSQASTVLSCGGIRQQFSLKENIQLSLFSAHFMKNINNYLGVINEDPVDLQFNHSGYLFLASEKSAHIMEENYNTQRCLGAKVALLSPSQLKERFPWMNTEGVALASLGLENEGWFDPWSLLNAFRRKAVSMGVYECFGEVTAFKCAADLAITPDGDVVNIKRIKYVNVQMPNSLEYQPVECTIVINAAGANSGKIASMLGIGLDPKESVFNAALPVEPRKRFVYVVHCPDGPGLDTPFLIDYTGVYCRREGLGGNYITGMSPEETEEPDISNLDVDHEFFQEKVWHRLAHRVPAFEQLKVSSAWAGFYDYNTFDQNGIVGLHPLVNNMYFATGFSGHGLQQSPAVGLAVAELILDGSYKTIDLRAFDLKRILLQEPIMESNIV